The DNA sequence TGGGCTTTGTGCATCCAAGAACCGGGGAATACATGGAATTTGAGGCTCCACTTCCGGCATACTTCTCGGAACTCCTGGAAAAACTGGGCAAGTAGCATCTAAAAAATAATAATCGTTGACATCTGTCCTAAAATATTTTACTATAGCTTTAATGAATATGACCTTTAAGACCAGTCCTGTGAGACTGAGAAGGTATCGGATACGGAAGGGATTCCCCTTCCTGCACTAAAAGTGCAGCCAAACCTCTCGTCGTGCAGGCGGGAGGTTTTTTTATACAAGAATCGTGCAGCCTGATGCTGGAGGGTGATAACATGACACAAAAAGCAGTGGTATTAGATGAACAGGCAATCAGGAGGGCATTGACCAGGATTGCCCATGAAATCATTGAGAAGAACAAAGGGATAGATGAATGTGTGCTTGTAGGGATCAGGACCCGAGGCATCTACTTGGCAAATCGCCTGGCTGACAGGATTGAACAGATCGAGGGTAAAAGGATCCCTGTCGGGGAGCTGGATATTACGCTGTACCGTGATGATCTGACAAAGAAAACGGATGACGATCAGCCGCTGGTCAAAGGCAGCGACATTCCGCAGGATATCACCAATCAAAAAGTCATCCTCATCGACGATGTACTGTATACAGGCAGGACAGTCAGAGCGGGCCTCGATGCCCTGGTAGACATCGGCAGACCGGCTGCGATTCAGCTGGCAGTCCTGGTGGACAGGGGCCATAGAGAGCTCCCGATCCGGGCAGATTATGTAGGCAAAAACATACCGACTTCCAGCTCGGAAAAAATAGTCGTTGAACTGAAGGAAGTAGATGAAACCGATCAAGTAAGCATCTTTGAAAACTGAACATCCCCCTTTTAACGCAGTCCAGAGAGGCTGGCAAAGGGGAACATGGCTGGTGTCTTTTCAGCTGTGCTCCTATGCCCTCTGTGCGAAAAAGCAAGAGGGTTTTTTGCGGGGAAAAGACGAATACAAAGGAGACAAAGCCATGAATAAACCATTATTAGACGTAAACGAAGTACCAAAGCCATTTCAATGGATTACCTTAAGCATCCAGCATTTATTCGCCATGTTCGGCGCAACCATTCTTGTTCCTTACCTCGTCGGACTTGATCCGGCCATTGCACTCATTTCGAGCGGACTTGGAACCATTGCTTTTCTGATCATCACAAAATGGCAGGTTCCGGCATATCTTGGCTCATCCTTTGCCTTCATCGCACCGATCATCGCAGCGAAGACTGCAGGCGGGCCGGGCGCAGCCATGATCGGCAGCTTTATGGCCGGCCTGGTATACGGCATCGTGGCGCTTATCATTAAAAAAGCAGGTTATCGCTGGATCATGAAGCTGCTTCCGCCTGTTGTGGTCGGCCCGGTCATCATTGTCATCGGACTTGGTCTTGCAGGCACAGCGGTAGGAATGGCAATGAACAATGCAGACGGGGAATACAGCTTCCTGTACTTTTCCGCCGGCCTCGTCACATTGGCGGCCACGATTGTTTTCTCCATCTACTTTAAAGGGATGCTGAGCATGATCCCGATTCTTGGCGGGATCATCATCGGGTATATATACTCCGTATTTGCGGGTCTTGTAGATTTCACTCCGGTTCTCGAAGCAAAGTGGTTTGAAGCACCAAATTTCCTCATTCCATTTGCAGATTATAAAGTTGATCTGTCATCATTGAAGATCGCATTGCTGATGGTGCCTGTAGCAGTCGTCACTTTATCAGAGCATATAGGCCACCAGCTTGTTCTCAGCAAAGTGGTAGGCAGGGATTATATTAAAAACCCGGGACTTCACAGGTCGATTCTCGGGGACGGGATGGCAACCATCATTTCCGCGCTGATCGGCGGACCGCCTAAAACAACTTACGGCGAAAATATCGGCGTCCTTGCGATCACAAGGGTCTACAGTGTATATGTGCTGGCCGGTGCCGCAGTAGTTGCGACCGTGTTTGGCTTCATCGGCAAGATCACTGCGCTGATCGCTTCAATCCCGACACCTGTGATGGGCGGGGTTTCCATCCTGCTGTTCGGCATCATCGCCTCGTCCGGACTGAGAATGCTGGTTGACAGCAAGGTGGACTTTGGGGACAAACGGAATCTGGTCATCTCGTCTGTCATCCTGGTCATCGGGATCGGCGGAGCCCATGTAACTCTGGGCGGATTAAATCTGGAAGGTATGGCGCTCGCGGCAATCTGCGGTGTGGTGCTCAACCTGATCCTGCCAGGCAAACCTCAGATTGAAGAAGATATGTTTGAAGCGGAAACCGAAAAAAAAAGTAATGTTGCATAAGAAAGACACTTTTTAAAGAAGTCCAGAGAGGCTTGCAAGGGTGTTGATGTGCTGCGGGAGGAAGCTCGGCTGCTTTTTCCCGTGCAGTATGGCATGTTGACTTTTCAGCACCTGAACCAGGTTCAGGGTGCTTTTTTTACAGCCTTGCCCGCCTCCGTTAAGGAGGAAGCAAAGATGAAAGATCTGCTCACGATGAATGAATTGAGCTTAATGGAAATCGGGGAGATTCTGAAACAGGCGCAGGAGTTTGCTGAAGGCGCAGTGTGGAGGCCGTCTTCACAGTCCTTCGTTGCCAATCTCTTCTTTGAGGCAAGCACAAGGACCAAGTGCAGCTTTGAAGTTGCTGAGAGGAGGCTTGGACTTGATGTCATCCCATTTGAAGCAGGGACTTCAAGCGTCCAGAAGGGCGAATCGCTTTATGACACGGTGAGGACACTCGAGTCCATTGGTGTCGATGCGGTGGTCATCCGCCATCAGGAGGAAGATTACTTCAGCGCACTTTCCGGTAAGATAGGCATCCCGGTCCTGAATGCAGGTGACGGCTGCGGGCACCATCCAACCCAGTCGCTGCTGGATCTGCTGACGATCCGGCAGGAGTTCCGCCGCTTTGCCGGCTTGAAGGTGGCCATCATCGGCGACATCCTTCACAGCAGGGTGGCAAGGTCCAATGCTGAAGCACTGGCAAGGCTTGGGGCAGAGGTTGTATTCTCAGGGCCGGAAGAATGGTTCGACCCTTCCTTCCGCCATTCTGGAAGCTTTGAAGAAATCGATGAAGCGGCTGCGACTGCGGATGTGGTCATGCTCCTGAGAATACAGCATGAGAGGCATCAGGAAAGCACAGGGATGTCTGCTGCCGAGTACCACGAAAAATACGGACTGACAGAAAAGCGCGAAAGGCGGATGAAGCAGGGAAGCATCATCATGCATCCTGCCCCGGTCAACAGAGGGGTTGAAATAGCTGACAGCCTGGTGGAATGCAGCAGGTCGAGAATTTTCAAACAAATGGAAAATGGTGTATTTGTCCGCATGGCAGTGCTGAAAAGGGCACTTGAACATAAAGAGGGGAGAGGTAATCATGAAAAAGCTGATCAAAAATGGCAGATTGCTTACTGAAAACGGAGAGCTGGTACAGAAGGATATCCTGATCGAGGGCGGAAAAATTGCGAAGATCGGGGTTGAATTTGAAGGTACAGATGCTGAAGTGATAGATGCAGGAGGGCTGCTGGCAGTCCCGGGCTTGGTCGATCTTCATGTACACCTGCGGGAACCGGGGGGAGAAAAGAAAGAAACGATTGAAACGGGGACCCTGGCTGCAGCACGCGGAGGCTTTACAACGATTGCCCCAATGCCGAACACCAGGCCGGTGCCTGACACGGTGGAGCAGCTGGAATGGCTGAACAGAAGGATTGCGGAAACGGCTCATGTGCGGGTCCTTCCTTATGCTTCGATCACCGTCAGGCAGCTTGGCAGTGAGCTGACCGATTTTGAAGGGCTGAAGCAGGCCGGCGCCTTTGCTTTTACTGATGACGGCGTGGGAGTGCAGTCAGCCGGGATGATGCTTTCTGCGATGAAAAAAGCTGCTGCTGTCAGCATGCCTGTCGTTGCGCACTGCGAAGAAAATACGCTGATCAATAAAGGCTCTGTCCATGAAGGGGAATTTTCAAGGAAGCATGCAATCAATGGGATCCCATCTGTATGCGAATCTGTACATATTGCAAGAGATGTGCTCCTGGCTGAAGCGGCTGGCTGCCACTATCATGTGTGCCACATCTCTACTAAAGAGTCTGTCAGGGTTGTCAGAGACAGCAAAAGGGCAGGGATCAAGGTAACTGCTGAGGTTACGCCTCATCATCTGCTCTTATGCGAAGATGATATTCCGGGCCTTGACGCAAATTTCAAGATGAATCCGCCGCTAAGGAGCGCCAGTGACCGTGAGGCACTGATAGAAGGTCTTTTGGACGGTACGATTGATTTTATCGCAACCGATCACGCCCCGCATACCTCGGAAGAAAAAGAGGAGGGAATGGAGCTGGCCCCATTTGGGATCACAGGGCTTGAAACAGCCTTTCCGCTTCTCTACACACATCTGGTGCTAAAGGGGACCCTTACTTTAAAACAGCTGGTTGATTTCATGACAATCAAGCCTTCAGAAGCTTTCGGCCTGCCATATGGAAAGCTGGAGGAAGGTTCTCCTGCCGACCTGGTGCTGGTTAATCTGGATCATGGGCAGAACATTGATCCGCAGGAATTTGTTTCAAAAGGGAAAAACACCCCATTCTCAGGCTGGAACTGCAAAGGCTGGCCGGTCCTGACAATAGCGGGCGGAAAAACGGTATGGGCGAAGGAGAGTGTCAACGCATGAAAAAACAGCTGATTTTGGAAGACGGAACCATTTTTATCGGGGAAGGTTTTGGGAGCGATTCTGCAGCTTTCGGAGAAGTCGTATTCAACACAGGGATGACCGGATATCAGGAAATCCTCTCTGACCCTTCATACTGCAGCCAGATCGTGGTGCTGACTTACCCTCTAATCGGGAATTATGGCATCAACAGGGATGATTTTGAGAGCATTCTGCCGGCGATTCACGGATTTGTTGTTAAAGAAGCGGCTGAATACCCTTCTAACTGGAGGAACGAGCATTCTTTAGGCGCTTATCTTGAAGCGAAAGGCATTCCTGGAATAGCGGGGATCGACACTAGGAAACTGACAAGAATCATCCGGAAGCATGGAACTTTAAAAGGGAGCATATGCCCGATTGAACAGGATCCTTCCGAAGTGATTGAAAAACTGAAATCTGCTGTCCTTCCGCATGACCAGGTGAAAAGAGTATCAACGAAGACAGCCTATCCTTCCCCGGGCCGCGGCCGCAGGGTCGTACTTGTGGATTACGGCATGAAGCATGGAATTCTCAGGGAGCTGAACAAGCGCGGATGTGATGTGATCGTGGTGCCATACCATACAACAAGCGAAGAGATCCTCAGCCTGAGCCCTGACGGGGTTATGCTTTCAAATGGGCCTGGGGACCCGAAAGATGTAGTGGAAGCCATCCCGATGATCCAGGGGCTGCTCGGGAAGGTCCCATTGTTTGGAATCTGCCTCGGCCACCAGCTGTTTGCCCTTGCTTGCGGCGCTGATACTGAGAAACTGAAATTCGGCCACAGGGGGTCCAATCATCCTGTCAAAGAACTTAAAACAGGGAAAGTGGCGCTGACTTCACAAAATCATGGATACTCTGTCAACGAAGATTCTATTTACGGTACACCGCTTGAAGTGACGCATATTGCGCTTAATGACGGAACAGTCGAAGGGCTGAAACATAAGAATGTACCTGCTTTTACAGTCCAATATCATCCTGAAGCCTCTCCGGGGCCGGAAGATGCCAATAATCTTTTTGAACAATTTATGCAAATGATCGAATCTGAGAAACGGGAAGGTGCTGCAGCATGCCAAAGCGTACAGATATAAAAAGCATTCTAGTGATCGGGTCGGGGCCCATTGTCATCGGGCAGGCGGCAGAATTCGACTATGCCGGGACACAGGCCTGCATAGCGCTGAAAGAAGAAGGATACAGGGTCATCCTTGTCAACTCGAATCCGGCGACCATCATGACAGATACAGAGATTGCCGATGCCGTCTATATTGAACCCCTGACACTTGAGTTTGTCAGCAGGATCATCCGCAAAGAGCGCCCGGATGCGATCGTTCCGACCCTGGGAGGACAGACCGGCCTGAACCTGGCAGTCGAGCTGTCTAAAGCAGGCGTGCTTGAAGAGTGCGGTGTGGAAGTGCTCGGCACAAAGCTGTCGGCCATTGAAAAGGCGGAAGACCGCGATCTGTTCAGAAGCTTAATGAATGAATTGGGTGAGCCGGTCCCTGAAAGTGAAATCATCCATAATATCGATGAGGCCCTTGCATTTGCAGAGCAGATCGGCTATCCGGTGATTGTCCGTCCTGCTTTCACGCTCGGCGGAACAGGGGGCGGCATCTGCCATGATGAGGAAGAACTGCTGGAAATCACGGCGAGCGGCCTGAAGAACAGCCCTGTCACCCAGTGCCTGCTCGAGAAGAGCATAGCTGGCTTCAAAGAAATAGAATACGAGGTTATGAGAGACTCGAACGATAATGCGATCGTTGTCTGCAATATGGAGAACATCGATCCGGTAGGGGTACATACAGGAGATTCTATCGTTGTCGCGCCGAGCCAGACCTTAAGCGACCGTGAATACCAGCTGCTCCGCAATGTATCACTGAAAATCATCCGTGCCCTGGAAATCGAGGGAGGCTGCAATGTTCAGCTCGCGCTGGATCCATACAGCTTCGACTATTACATCATTGAAGTGAATCCTCGTGTCAGCCGCTCTTCTGCGCTGGCTTCAAAAGCAACAGGCTATCCGATTGCCAAACTGGCGGCGAAGATTGCCGTTGGCCTGACGCTTGATGAGATGATGAACCCGGTCACCGGAAAAACGTATGCGTGCTTTGAGCCTGCCCTTGACTATATTGTCACCAAGATCCCGCGCTGGCCTTTTGATAAATTTGAGTCAGCCAACCGCTCTCTCGGTACACAGATGAAAGCAACAGGTGAGGTAATGGCCATAGGGCGGACTTTTGAAGAGTCACTGCTTAAGGCCATCAGGTCGCTGGAAGCCAATGTATACCATTTTGCTTTGAATAATCCTGAGGAAATCGATGATGCTCTTATGGAAAAGCGTATCCGCAAAGCAGGCGATGAGAGGCTGTTCTACATCTCTGAAGCGCTGAGGCGGGGAGTAACGATCGAAACCATCCATGAGTGGAGCGAGATCGACTTATTCTTCCTTTATAAAATGAACAAAATCGTGGCATTTGAGAAGACACTCTCTGGCAAACGGTTTGACCAGGAGATTGCGAAAAAAGCAAAGGAAATGGGCTTTTCTGACCTGGTGATTGCGGGGCTGTGGGATGCCTCAGAGCAGGAGGTCTACAGCTGGAGGAAGAAAAACGGCATTGTACCGGTATATAAGATGGTTGATACCTGTGCGGCGGAGTTCGAATCAGAAACACCTTATTATTACGGAACCTATGAAGAAGAAAACGAGTCTATCGTTACAGACAGGAAAAGCATCGTCGTGCTTGGGTCCGGGCCGATCCGCATTGGTCAGGGAATTGAGTTCGACTATGCAACCGTACACTCTGTATGGGCAATTAAAGAAGCCGGCTATGAAGCAATCATCATCAACAATAATCCGGAAACTGTGTCTACAGACTTCAGCATTTCCGATAAGCTTTATTTTGAACCGCTGACGATTGAGGATGTTATGCATATCATCGATCTGGAAAAACCCGAGGGGGCAGTGGTCCAATTCGGGGGCCAGACAGCGATCAATCTTGCGGCAGAACTTGTGAAACGAGGAGTGAAAATCCTCGGGACATCACTTGAAAACCTTGACCGTGCTGAGGACAGGGACAAATTTGAAATGGCGCTGACAGACCTGGGCATTCCCCAGCCGCAGGGAAAGACAGCTTTCTCTGCAGAAGATGCGGCCGTTATTGCTGCTGAAATCGGCTACCCTGTCCTTGTCCGCCCTTCATATGTCCTTGGGGGCAGGGCAATGGAGATTGTCTATAAAGAAGAAGAGCTGCTTCATTATATGAAAAATGCGGTACGTGTGAATCCGGAACATCCTGTTCTGATCGACCGCTACCTGACAGGCAAGGAAATCGAAGTTGATGCAATTTCTGACGGAGAAAGAGTCGTCATTCCAGGCATCATGGAGCATATCGAACGGGCAGGCGTCCACTCGGGCGACTCCATCGCCGTATACCCGCCTCAAAATCTGACTGATGAAGTGAAAGCGAAACTGGCCGAATATACGGAAAAGCTGGCAAAGGGCCTCGGCATCATCGGTCTCCTGAATATCCAGTATGTAGTGGCAAAAGGAGAGGTATTTGTCCTGGAAGTGAACCCGCGGTCCAGCCGGACAGTTCCATTCCTGTCTAAAATAACCAATGTCCCGATGGCTAATATTGCAACAAAGGTAATCCTTGGGCAGTCGCTTGAAAGCCAGGGGTATGAGTCAGGCCTTGTACCTGAAAAGCAGGGCGTGTATGTAAAGGTGCCGGTGTTTTCCTTTGCTAAGCTAAGGCGGGTAGACATCACGCTCGGCCCTGAGATGAAGTCGACAGGTGAAGTCATGGGGAAAGATCATACCCTTGAAAAAGCCTTATATAAAGGCCTTGTCGCATCAGGTATGAAAATCAGCAGTTACGGAAATGTCCTGATGACAGTGGCCGACAAAGATAAAGAAGAAGCGCTCGCACTTGCCAGGAGGTTTGCAGAAATCGGCTATCAGGTAATGGCGACAAGCGGTACGGCAGGCTATTTCTCTGCAGCAGGCATTCCAGTGAAAGTGGTCGGCAAAATCGGGGCAGAAGGCCCGGACCTGCTGGATGTCATCCGCAATGGAGAGGCACAGCTGGTCATCAATACGCTGACAAAAGGAAAGCAGCCGGCGCGCGACGGCTTCCGGATCCGCAGGGAATCAGTGGAAAACGGGGTCGCGTGCCTGACATCCCTGGACACAGCTGAAGCGATTCTCCAGGTAATTGAATCCATGAACTTCTCAGCAGAGGCCATGATGCCGGGCAGCCATGAGAAGAAGGCGGTCCTTCTATGATCAGGAAGGAACTCTGTACGATCGTCTCACATCAGGAAATTGCTAAAGACATTTATGAGCTCACCTTAAAAGGTGAGCTTGTCAATGAGATGGAGACTGCGGGACAGTTCGTCCATTTAAAAGTATCAAACGGATATGACCCGCTTTTAAGAAGGCCGATTTCGATTGCGGAAATCAATAAAAGCCGCCAGACCTTTACGATGATCTACAGGGCAGGAGGCAGGGGCACTATTCTGCTGGCTTCAAAGCAGTCAGGCGAAAAGGTCGATGTCCTTGGTCCGCTGGGCAATGGCTTTCCTGACAATGAAGCCCTGCCAGGCCAGACAGCCCTCCTTATAGGGGGGGGAATTGGTGTGCCGCCCCTATATGAATTGTCCAAAAGATTAAAAGCGAGAGGCGTCAAGACAGTACATGTGCTTGGATTTCAATCGGCTGAACAAGTGTTTTATGAAAGGGAATTTTCAGTGCTGGGAGAAACATTTATTGCAACGGCGGATGGAACATACGGATCCAGGGGCTTTGTGACAGATATTATCAGCCGGGAATCGCTTGTATTTGATGTAATATATGCCTGCGGGCCGACACCCATGCTCAGGGCACTGGAAAATGCCTACCTGGACAAAAAGGTATTTTTATCGCTGGAAGAGCGGATGGGATGCGGCCTGGGTGCATGCTTTGCCTGTGTCTGCCATACGGCGGATGACCCGGAGGGCTTCAGCTATAAAAAAGTCTGCACTGACGGGCCTGTGTTCAGGGCAGGGGAGGTTGTACTATGAGTATGCTGAATGTGGAGCTGCCAGGATTAACCCTTAAAAATCCGATCATGCCTGCCTCCGGCTGCTTCGGCTTCGGAAAGGAATACAGCGGGCTGTATGATTTGAGCCTGCTGGGAGCCATTATGATAAAAGCGACCACTCTTGAGCCGAGATTCGGGAATCCGACTCCTAGGGTCGCTGAAACACCAGCTGGGATGCTGAATGCAATCGGCCTGCAAAATCCGGGGCTTGATCATGTGCTTATGGAAGAGCTTCCGAGACTGGAGCAATATGATGTTCCTATTATCGCCAATATAGCAGGCAGCACGGAAGAAGATTATATAGAAGTGGCCAGAGAGTTATCAAAGGCATCCAATGTAAAGGCTTTGGAGCTGAACATTTCCTGCCCGAACGTCAAGACGGGCGGCATAGCTTTCGGGACCATCCCCGAAATCGCAAAGAGCCTGACAAAGAAAGTAAAGGCTGCATCTGCAGTGCCTGTTTATGTAAAACTGTCCCCGAATGTCACCAATATTGTAGAAATGGCTAAAGCCGTTGAAGAAGGCGGTGCAGACGGTCTTACTATGATTAATACGCTTCTTGGCATGAGGATGGATCTGAACACAGGCCGACCAATCCTTGCCAACCGGACGGGAGGCCTTTCCGGACCATCGATAAAGCCTGTGGCGTTAAGGATGATCTATGAAGTGAGCCAGCAGGTGGATCTGCCCATCATCGGAATGGGCGGAGTGGAAACAGCGGAGGATGTGATTGAGTTCTTTTATGCAGGGGCTTCAGCTGTTGCGGTCGGAACAGCCAATTTCGTCGATCCTTTTGTCTGTCCAAACATAATAGATAAGCTCCCAGAATTGCTGGAGAAGCTTGGTTTTGAGCATATTAGCGAATGTACGGGAAGGAGCTGGGGCAAGCATGAAGAATCCGCTTATCATCGCGCTTGATTTTGCTGAAAAGGAAGAAGTCTTATCCTTCCTCGGGAAATTTCCGGAAGAAAAATTATTTGTCAAAGTGGGCATGGAGCTTTTTTACCAGGAGGGACCTGACATGGTCCGGGAACTGAAGGCGGCCGGGCATGAAGTATTCCTGGATTTAAAGCTCCATGATATTCCTAATACAGTCGGCAGTGCCATGCGAAGGATTGCCGGTCTTGGATGCGATCTGGTGAATGTCCATGCAGCCGGCGGCAGCGAAATGATGAAAGCCGCCCTTGAAGGGCTGGATGAAGGGACAGCAGCCGGAAAAAAAAGGCCTCTGTGCATTGCGGTGACACAGCTCACCAGCACATCAGAGGAACAGATGCGGGCAGAGCAGCTGATCCCTGTTGCACTGAATGATTCTGTTATTCATTATGCAGGGCTTGCCAGACAGTCAGAGCTTGATGGCGTCGTCTGCTCCCCGCATGAAGCAAAGCTGCTGAACAGCCGTTTTGGGGAAGGATTCCTGACAGTGACGCCAGGGATTCGTCTGGCAGAAGAGGCGGCAGGTGATCAAAAGAGGATCAGCACACCGGGATTTGCAAGGCAGGAAGGAGTCTCGGCCATAGTAGTAGGCCGTTCCATCACAAAAGCAGCTGATCCGTATGAAGCTTATCTGTCATTTAAAAATCAATGGGAGGGCGTTTTGTCATGAATAAAACAATTGCTGAAAGATTGCTGGAAATTGGAGCGGTTACTCTGCAGCCTTCCAATCCTTTCACCTGGTCATCGGGGCTGCTGTCTCCCATCTACTGTGATAACCGCCTGACAATGTCCTATCCGGAGGTGCGCAGGGAAATAGCCGCAGGGCTTAAAGTGCTTATAGAAGAGCATTTCCCTGACGCTGAAGTCATTGCCGGAACTGCGACTGCAGGGATTCCTCATGCCGCCTGGGCAAGCGATTTGCTGGAATTGCCGATGTGCTATGTCCGTTCAAAAGCGAAAGAGCATGGAAAAGGAAAGCAGATTGAAGGAAGAGCGGAAAAAGGGCAGAAAGTAGTTGTGGTCGAAGATCTTATTTCAACTGGAGGCAGCGTCATCACAGCTGTTGATGCTCTTCGCGAAGCAGGCTGTGAAGTACTTGGGGCTGTATCCATTTTTACATATGAGCTTAAGCAGGGCGATCAGAAGCTTGCTGAAGCAGGGATACAGTCATATTCCCTGGCCACCTTCACAGAGCTTGCGGAGACAGCAAGAGAGAAGGGCCGTATCACAACTGGCGAAATGGATGCCCTTTCGGAATGGAGAGAGAATCCAGCCGAATGGGGCGCTGCTGCCAGACAATAATTGAAGTACTAAAAGTAAGATTTCTTATCTTGAAATAAAAAAGGAAGCAGAATCTGCGGACTCTGCTTCTTTTTT is a window from the Bacillus infantis NRRL B-14911 genome containing:
- the pyrR gene encoding bifunctional pyr operon transcriptional regulator/uracil phosphoribosyltransferase PyrR; protein product: MTQKAVVLDEQAIRRALTRIAHEIIEKNKGIDECVLVGIRTRGIYLANRLADRIEQIEGKRIPVGELDITLYRDDLTKKTDDDQPLVKGSDIPQDITNQKVILIDDVLYTGRTVRAGLDALVDIGRPAAIQLAVLVDRGHRELPIRADYVGKNIPTSSSEKIVVELKEVDETDQVSIFEN
- a CDS encoding solute carrier family 23 protein, whose translation is MNKPLLDVNEVPKPFQWITLSIQHLFAMFGATILVPYLVGLDPAIALISSGLGTIAFLIITKWQVPAYLGSSFAFIAPIIAAKTAGGPGAAMIGSFMAGLVYGIVALIIKKAGYRWIMKLLPPVVVGPVIIVIGLGLAGTAVGMAMNNADGEYSFLYFSAGLVTLAATIVFSIYFKGMLSMIPILGGIIIGYIYSVFAGLVDFTPVLEAKWFEAPNFLIPFADYKVDLSSLKIALLMVPVAVVTLSEHIGHQLVLSKVVGRDYIKNPGLHRSILGDGMATIISALIGGPPKTTYGENIGVLAITRVYSVYVLAGAAVVATVFGFIGKITALIASIPTPVMGGVSILLFGIIASSGLRMLVDSKVDFGDKRNLVISSVILVIGIGGAHVTLGGLNLEGMALAAICGVVLNLILPGKPQIEEDMFEAETEKKSNVA
- a CDS encoding aspartate carbamoyltransferase catalytic subunit — translated: MKDLLTMNELSLMEIGEILKQAQEFAEGAVWRPSSQSFVANLFFEASTRTKCSFEVAERRLGLDVIPFEAGTSSVQKGESLYDTVRTLESIGVDAVVIRHQEEDYFSALSGKIGIPVLNAGDGCGHHPTQSLLDLLTIRQEFRRFAGLKVAIIGDILHSRVARSNAEALARLGAEVVFSGPEEWFDPSFRHSGSFEEIDEAAATADVVMLLRIQHERHQESTGMSAAEYHEKYGLTEKRERRMKQGSIIMHPAPVNRGVEIADSLVECSRSRIFKQMENGVFVRMAVLKRALEHKEGRGNHEKADQKWQIAY
- a CDS encoding dihydroorotase, which translates into the protein MKKLIKNGRLLTENGELVQKDILIEGGKIAKIGVEFEGTDAEVIDAGGLLAVPGLVDLHVHLREPGGEKKETIETGTLAAARGGFTTIAPMPNTRPVPDTVEQLEWLNRRIAETAHVRVLPYASITVRQLGSELTDFEGLKQAGAFAFTDDGVGVQSAGMMLSAMKKAAAVSMPVVAHCEENTLINKGSVHEGEFSRKHAINGIPSVCESVHIARDVLLAEAAGCHYHVCHISTKESVRVVRDSKRAGIKVTAEVTPHHLLLCEDDIPGLDANFKMNPPLRSASDREALIEGLLDGTIDFIATDHAPHTSEEKEEGMELAPFGITGLETAFPLLYTHLVLKGTLTLKQLVDFMTIKPSEAFGLPYGKLEEGSPADLVLVNLDHGQNIDPQEFVSKGKNTPFSGWNCKGWPVLTIAGGKTVWAKESVNA
- a CDS encoding carbamoyl phosphate synthase small subunit, which codes for MKKQLILEDGTIFIGEGFGSDSAAFGEVVFNTGMTGYQEILSDPSYCSQIVVLTYPLIGNYGINRDDFESILPAIHGFVVKEAAEYPSNWRNEHSLGAYLEAKGIPGIAGIDTRKLTRIIRKHGTLKGSICPIEQDPSEVIEKLKSAVLPHDQVKRVSTKTAYPSPGRGRRVVLVDYGMKHGILRELNKRGCDVIVVPYHTTSEEILSLSPDGVMLSNGPGDPKDVVEAIPMIQGLLGKVPLFGICLGHQLFALACGADTEKLKFGHRGSNHPVKELKTGKVALTSQNHGYSVNEDSIYGTPLEVTHIALNDGTVEGLKHKNVPAFTVQYHPEASPGPEDANNLFEQFMQMIESEKREGAAACQSVQI
- the carB gene encoding carbamoyl-phosphate synthase large subunit, with translation MPKRTDIKSILVIGSGPIVIGQAAEFDYAGTQACIALKEEGYRVILVNSNPATIMTDTEIADAVYIEPLTLEFVSRIIRKERPDAIVPTLGGQTGLNLAVELSKAGVLEECGVEVLGTKLSAIEKAEDRDLFRSLMNELGEPVPESEIIHNIDEALAFAEQIGYPVIVRPAFTLGGTGGGICHDEEELLEITASGLKNSPVTQCLLEKSIAGFKEIEYEVMRDSNDNAIVVCNMENIDPVGVHTGDSIVVAPSQTLSDREYQLLRNVSLKIIRALEIEGGCNVQLALDPYSFDYYIIEVNPRVSRSSALASKATGYPIAKLAAKIAVGLTLDEMMNPVTGKTYACFEPALDYIVTKIPRWPFDKFESANRSLGTQMKATGEVMAIGRTFEESLLKAIRSLEANVYHFALNNPEEIDDALMEKRIRKAGDERLFYISEALRRGVTIETIHEWSEIDLFFLYKMNKIVAFEKTLSGKRFDQEIAKKAKEMGFSDLVIAGLWDASEQEVYSWRKKNGIVPVYKMVDTCAAEFESETPYYYGTYEEENESIVTDRKSIVVLGSGPIRIGQGIEFDYATVHSVWAIKEAGYEAIIINNNPETVSTDFSISDKLYFEPLTIEDVMHIIDLEKPEGAVVQFGGQTAINLAAELVKRGVKILGTSLENLDRAEDRDKFEMALTDLGIPQPQGKTAFSAEDAAVIAAEIGYPVLVRPSYVLGGRAMEIVYKEEELLHYMKNAVRVNPEHPVLIDRYLTGKEIEVDAISDGERVVIPGIMEHIERAGVHSGDSIAVYPPQNLTDEVKAKLAEYTEKLAKGLGIIGLLNIQYVVAKGEVFVLEVNPRSSRTVPFLSKITNVPMANIATKVILGQSLESQGYESGLVPEKQGVYVKVPVFSFAKLRRVDITLGPEMKSTGEVMGKDHTLEKALYKGLVASGMKISSYGNVLMTVADKDKEEALALARRFAEIGYQVMATSGTAGYFSAAGIPVKVVGKIGAEGPDLLDVIRNGEAQLVINTLTKGKQPARDGFRIRRESVENGVACLTSLDTAEAILQVIESMNFSAEAMMPGSHEKKAVLL
- a CDS encoding dihydroorotate dehydrogenase electron transfer subunit, with product MIRKELCTIVSHQEIAKDIYELTLKGELVNEMETAGQFVHLKVSNGYDPLLRRPISIAEINKSRQTFTMIYRAGGRGTILLASKQSGEKVDVLGPLGNGFPDNEALPGQTALLIGGGIGVPPLYELSKRLKARGVKTVHVLGFQSAEQVFYEREFSVLGETFIATADGTYGSRGFVTDIISRESLVFDVIYACGPTPMLRALENAYLDKKVFLSLEERMGCGLGACFACVCHTADDPEGFSYKKVCTDGPVFRAGEVVL
- a CDS encoding dihydroorotate dehydrogenase — translated: MSMLNVELPGLTLKNPIMPASGCFGFGKEYSGLYDLSLLGAIMIKATTLEPRFGNPTPRVAETPAGMLNAIGLQNPGLDHVLMEELPRLEQYDVPIIANIAGSTEEDYIEVARELSKASNVKALELNISCPNVKTGGIAFGTIPEIAKSLTKKVKAASAVPVYVKLSPNVTNIVEMAKAVEEGGADGLTMINTLLGMRMDLNTGRPILANRTGGLSGPSIKPVALRMIYEVSQQVDLPIIGMGGVETAEDVIEFFYAGASAVAVGTANFVDPFVCPNIIDKLPELLEKLGFEHISECTGRSWGKHEESAYHRA